A part of Aquibium oceanicum genomic DNA contains:
- a CDS encoding branched-chain amino acid ABC transporter permease has product MSWIVQALIDALSIGSIYALTALGIGLIFGIMRLINFAHAEFITVTVYILVLAIGLGFPVALFFAAGGALVLALLSERLAFRPVRGANPSTLLITSFALSYLLQNTLVLIFGARPMGLNILPSLSQPLLIGDVRVPMIQVVTIAVTILLLLGTGAFLRKTRIGIEMRAAAVDFQMARLLGIRANRVIAVAFGLSGILASSAAVLYVAQTGVVEPRLGLHLALIGFVATVVGGMGSLPGAVLGGLAVGMVTVFLQVLLPADLRPFREAFVYMAVIMVLVLRPQGLFRPASARERV; this is encoded by the coding sequence ATGAGCTGGATCGTCCAGGCCCTGATCGACGCCCTGAGCATCGGCTCGATCTATGCGCTCACGGCGCTCGGGATCGGCCTGATTTTCGGCATCATGCGGCTGATCAACTTCGCCCATGCCGAGTTCATCACCGTGACGGTCTACATCCTCGTGCTGGCGATCGGGCTGGGCTTTCCCGTCGCGCTTTTCTTCGCGGCGGGTGGCGCGCTGGTGCTGGCGCTGCTTTCGGAGCGGCTGGCGTTCCGTCCGGTGCGGGGGGCCAATCCCTCGACCCTTCTGATCACCAGCTTCGCGCTCAGCTACCTGCTGCAGAACACCCTGGTGCTGATCTTCGGAGCCCGCCCGATGGGGCTAAACATCCTGCCTTCGCTTTCGCAGCCGCTGCTGATCGGCGACGTGCGCGTGCCCATGATCCAGGTCGTCACGATCGCCGTGACGATCCTGCTGCTACTGGGCACGGGTGCCTTCCTGCGTAAGACCCGGATCGGCATCGAGATGCGGGCGGCGGCAGTGGACTTCCAGATGGCGCGGCTGTTGGGCATCCGCGCCAACCGGGTCATCGCGGTGGCGTTCGGACTGAGCGGCATCCTGGCCTCGTCGGCGGCGGTGCTCTACGTCGCCCAGACGGGGGTCGTCGAACCACGCCTCGGGCTCCACCTGGCGCTGATCGGCTTCGTTGCGACCGTCGTCGGGGGCATGGGCAGCCTGCCGGGCGCGGTCCTCGGAGGCCTGGCGGTCGGCATGGTCACGGTCTTCCTGCAGGTGCTGCTGCCGGCCGACCTGCGTCCGTTCCGCGAAGCCTTCGTCTACATGGCGGTCATCATGGTCCTTGTCCTGCGGCCGCAGGGGCTGTTCCGCCCAGCCTCCGCCCGGGAGCGCGTCTGA
- a CDS encoding ABC transporter ATP-binding protein, producing MNALRAEDIGVRFGGVVALHDVSLEIRPGEIVGLIGANGAGKSTLINVMSGFQRPTTGGVWLGDRALLKLSPHMVARAGVVRTFQGVRLFGELTIAENVAAVAAVMGSPGFATKELLAAVGLSGDFDRKAATLSYSDQRKLAIARALALEPGFLLLDEPAAGMSPQEAEQLGVALKELVERRGIGLLLVEHNMDLVMSVCPRLVVLDVGRVIATGPSATVRADPKVRAAYLGGVPHGTA from the coding sequence GTGAACGCGCTTCGTGCCGAAGACATCGGTGTCCGGTTCGGCGGCGTCGTGGCACTCCACGACGTCTCCCTCGAGATCAGGCCCGGCGAAATCGTCGGCCTGATCGGCGCCAACGGTGCGGGCAAAAGCACGCTCATCAACGTCATGTCGGGCTTTCAGCGGCCGACGACCGGGGGCGTCTGGCTGGGCGACCGGGCGTTGCTGAAACTCTCCCCTCACATGGTCGCGCGGGCAGGCGTGGTTCGAACGTTCCAGGGCGTGCGGCTGTTTGGGGAACTCACCATAGCCGAGAACGTGGCCGCGGTGGCTGCGGTGATGGGGAGTCCGGGGTTTGCCACGAAGGAACTCCTCGCAGCAGTCGGGCTTTCGGGCGACTTCGACCGGAAAGCCGCGACGCTGAGCTATTCGGATCAGAGGAAGCTGGCGATCGCCCGCGCGCTTGCCCTGGAGCCTGGCTTTCTGCTGCTCGACGAGCCCGCCGCGGGAATGTCGCCGCAGGAGGCCGAACAACTGGGCGTCGCGCTCAAGGAACTCGTCGAGCGCAGGGGCATCGGGCTGCTGCTGGTCGAGCACAACATGGATCTCGTCATGTCCGTCTGTCCGCGGCTGGTCGTCCTCGACGTCGGCCGCGTCATCGCCACCGGGCCGTCCGCTACCGTGCGCGCCGATCCGAAGGTCAGGGCGGCTTATCTCGGCGGGGTGCCACATGGCACTGCTTGA
- a CDS encoding hydantoinase B/oxoprolinase family protein produces MDLVTLALLNNRFEGVARKMANTLLRTGRSGVLNIARDFSCCIVTADAELLVANEGLPIHVLSGPDIMARYMKEYCPDLKAGDAFINNSPYHGCSHAADHTILVPIVDDEGRHRFTVLAKAHQADIGNSIPTTYHGAARDVYEEGALIFPSVRVQENYQTNQDFVRMCRMRIRVPDQWWGDFLAALGAARIGEQEIRTMAAEVGWDALEAFSREWLDYSEKRMIEAVRALPSGRATRLSRHDPFPGTPEDGIPVTVHVGIDAEAARISVDLTENMDCLPCGLNLSEACTRTAAMVGIFNSIDHTVPKNAGSFRRIDLRLKDNCVVGVPRHPTSCSVATTNVADRVANPVQCAIAEIAEGRGMAECGAVIPPSVAVISGIHPRDGKPFINQVFLGMTGGAGSPSADAWLTIGHVGNAGMCNLDSVELDELRQPLYVASRRLLPDTEGAGEHVGAPSIAVEFGPVGCDISVGYVSDGVVNAALGTRGGGEGGPANQYLIEENGSREPLPSCAQVDVADRQLVLSISAGGGGYGNPKSRPAEKVARDVGLGRITAERARAVYGVVLGKDGSIDPEETARLRAAA; encoded by the coding sequence ATGGATCTCGTTACACTCGCACTCTTGAACAACCGCTTCGAAGGCGTGGCCCGCAAGATGGCGAACACGCTGCTCAGGACCGGACGCTCCGGTGTGCTCAACATCGCGCGCGACTTTTCCTGCTGCATCGTAACCGCCGACGCGGAGCTTCTGGTCGCCAATGAGGGCCTGCCCATCCACGTGCTGTCCGGCCCAGACATCATGGCCAGATACATGAAGGAATATTGTCCCGACCTCAAAGCCGGGGACGCCTTCATCAACAATTCGCCCTATCATGGCTGCAGCCACGCGGCCGATCACACCATCCTGGTACCGATCGTCGATGACGAGGGGCGTCATAGGTTCACGGTGCTGGCAAAGGCCCATCAGGCCGACATCGGCAACTCGATCCCCACGACCTATCACGGCGCGGCGCGCGACGTGTACGAGGAAGGCGCGCTGATCTTCCCGTCGGTGCGGGTACAGGAGAACTATCAGACCAACCAAGACTTCGTGCGCATGTGCCGTATGCGGATCCGCGTCCCGGACCAATGGTGGGGCGATTTTCTGGCGGCGCTGGGGGCTGCGCGCATCGGCGAGCAGGAAATTAGGACGATGGCGGCCGAAGTCGGCTGGGACGCGCTCGAGGCTTTCAGCCGCGAATGGCTCGACTATTCCGAGAAGCGTATGATCGAAGCGGTGCGCGCCCTGCCGAGTGGTCGCGCGACGCGTCTCAGCCGGCACGATCCGTTCCCGGGCACGCCGGAGGACGGCATACCGGTCACGGTGCATGTCGGCATCGACGCCGAAGCGGCGCGGATCTCCGTCGATCTCACCGAGAACATGGATTGCCTGCCTTGCGGCCTCAACCTATCGGAGGCGTGCACGCGTACCGCCGCCATGGTCGGCATCTTCAACTCCATCGATCACACCGTGCCAAAGAACGCCGGCAGCTTTCGCCGCATCGATCTGCGCCTCAAGGACAACTGCGTGGTCGGCGTGCCCCGTCATCCGACCTCCTGCTCCGTGGCCACCACCAACGTGGCGGACCGTGTCGCGAACCCGGTTCAGTGCGCCATCGCGGAGATCGCGGAGGGCAGGGGAATGGCCGAGTGCGGCGCCGTCATCCCGCCCTCGGTCGCGGTGATCTCGGGCATCCACCCGCGCGACGGCAAACCCTTCATCAATCAGGTGTTCCTGGGCATGACCGGCGGCGCTGGCAGCCCGAGCGCCGACGCATGGCTCACGATCGGCCACGTCGGCAACGCCGGCATGTGCAACCTCGATTCTGTCGAACTCGACGAGTTGCGCCAGCCGCTCTACGTCGCGTCGCGCCGGCTGCTGCCGGATACGGAGGGCGCCGGCGAGCATGTCGGGGCACCGTCTATCGCGGTCGAGTTCGGGCCGGTCGGTTGCGACATCTCCGTCGGCTACGTCAGCGACGGCGTCGTCAACGCCGCGCTGGGAACGCGTGGCGGTGGGGAAGGCGGCCCGGCCAACCAGTATCTGATCGAAGAGAACGGCAGCCGCGAACCCTTGCCGTCATGCGCCCAGGTCGACGTCGCCGACCGCCAACTCGTCCTGTCCATCTCGGCCGGAGGTGGGGGCTACGGAAACCCGAAATCGCGGCCGGCGGAGAAGGTCGCCCGCGATGTGGGTCTTGGGCGGATCACCGCCGAAAGGGCCCGGGCCGTCTATGGCGTGGTGCTGGGCAAAGACGGTTCGATCGATCCTGAAGAAACCGCGCGACTTCGCGCGGCCGCATGA
- a CDS encoding aspartate aminotransferase family protein, with product MQGHNALPAVLADAVEAYSAANPESQALHERASQVMPGGNTRTVLYYTPFPLTMVSGSGCRLEDADGHTYVDFLGEFTAGLYGHSDPLIAEAIAKAVANGVNLGSHGPQEAAFAEAIKDRFPSMELLRFTNSGTEANMLALALAKHATGRGKVMVFEGAYHGGTLTFPASEVPVNVPHEYVFSRFNEIEATRQAIRETGSDLACVIVEPMMGSGGCIPGDPAFLQMLREETEAAGALLVFDEVMTSRLSPGGLQSELGIRPDLTTLGKYIGGGMSFGAFGGRAEVMSNFDPSKTGSLPHAGTFNNNVLTMAAGLAGLTKRLTPAAVHDLNARGDSLRRRINAVLAGAGAGIIVTGIGSLMNIHPMRTEPKRPADLAGADQRMRDLIFFDLLEDGFYTARRGLLALSLPIGDAECDALVAAVARRAPRWAAFLGKD from the coding sequence ATGCAGGGGCACAACGCATTGCCAGCCGTGCTCGCGGATGCGGTCGAGGCCTATAGCGCCGCCAATCCCGAGAGCCAGGCCCTGCACGAACGGGCGAGCCAGGTGATGCCGGGCGGCAACACGCGCACCGTGCTCTACTACACCCCGTTCCCCCTCACCATGGTCTCGGGCTCCGGCTGCCGCCTCGAGGACGCGGATGGCCATACCTATGTCGACTTCCTCGGCGAGTTCACCGCGGGTCTCTATGGCCATTCCGATCCATTGATCGCGGAGGCCATCGCCAAGGCAGTCGCAAACGGCGTGAACCTCGGAAGCCACGGGCCGCAGGAAGCGGCCTTCGCGGAGGCTATCAAGGACCGCTTTCCGTCGATGGAACTGCTGCGCTTCACGAATTCGGGCACCGAGGCGAACATGTTGGCGCTGGCACTTGCCAAGCACGCGACCGGGCGCGGCAAGGTGATGGTGTTCGAGGGCGCGTATCACGGCGGTACCCTGACGTTTCCCGCCTCCGAGGTACCCGTGAACGTGCCGCACGAGTATGTCTTCTCCCGTTTCAACGAGATCGAGGCGACGCGTCAGGCGATACGCGAAACCGGTTCCGACCTCGCCTGCGTCATCGTCGAGCCGATGATGGGCAGCGGTGGCTGTATTCCAGGCGACCCCGCCTTTTTGCAGATGCTGCGTGAGGAGACCGAGGCCGCGGGCGCGCTGCTCGTGTTCGACGAGGTGATGACGTCCCGGCTCAGCCCTGGCGGGTTGCAGTCCGAACTCGGGATACGGCCCGACCTCACCACGCTCGGCAAGTACATCGGCGGCGGCATGTCCTTCGGCGCCTTCGGCGGCCGTGCCGAGGTGATGTCGAACTTCGATCCCTCGAAGACCGGCTCGCTTCCGCATGCCGGCACCTTCAACAACAATGTTCTAACAATGGCGGCGGGTCTCGCCGGACTGACCAAGCGACTGACTCCGGCAGCCGTGCATGACCTCAACGCGCGCGGCGATTCGCTGCGGCGGCGGATCAACGCGGTCCTGGCCGGGGCGGGTGCCGGAATAATCGTCACCGGAATCGGCTCGCTGATGAACATCCACCCGATGAGAACCGAACCGAAGCGGCCGGCGGACCTCGCCGGAGCCGACCAGCGGATGCGCGACCTCATCTTCTTCGACCTGCTGGAAGACGGTTTCTATACCGCGCGGCGAGGATTGCTGGCGCTCAGCCTGCCGATCGGGGACGCGGAATGCGATGCACTGGTCGCCGCGGTGGCGCGGCGCGCGCCGCGCTGGGCGGCATTTCTGGGAAAAGACTGA
- a CDS encoding SDR family oxidoreductase has product MAAFLLFLLYQIEAGRESAEQVPELLLQGQIVIVTAAGGGAGAVIAATLAGAGAQVFACDVNAQGLDVLASRNPAIHTIPADVGDEAAIEDIVRRAGGRIDLLVNNVGIAGPTANAEDITLQDWNESIRVNLTSHFLFARAVIPGMKSQRSGLILNISSGSAKVGLPLRLPYVVTKGAVLSLTKNLARELGPHGIRVNAILPGAIRGDRINRVIDAKASALGVDRNEYERQLLRYVSLRTMVEPEDIAAMIAFLASPAGARISGQMIGVDGNVEWEE; this is encoded by the coding sequence ATGGCTGCTTTTCTGCTGTTTTTGCTATATCAGATAGAGGCGGGACGGGAAAGCGCTGAACAAGTGCCTGAATTGCTCCTCCAGGGCCAGATCGTGATTGTAACGGCAGCCGGCGGCGGTGCCGGTGCGGTTATCGCGGCTACCTTGGCCGGGGCAGGGGCGCAGGTCTTCGCCTGCGATGTGAATGCGCAGGGTCTGGACGTTCTGGCATCACGCAATCCTGCCATCCACACCATTCCCGCCGACGTGGGAGATGAAGCCGCGATAGAGGACATCGTTCGCCGCGCCGGCGGGCGTATCGACCTTCTCGTCAACAATGTAGGCATCGCCGGGCCGACCGCGAATGCCGAGGACATCACGCTTCAGGACTGGAACGAGTCCATCCGGGTCAACCTGACGAGTCACTTCCTGTTCGCCCGCGCCGTGATACCGGGCATGAAGTCGCAACGCAGCGGCCTCATCCTCAACATCTCCTCCGGCAGTGCCAAAGTCGGTCTTCCCCTGCGACTGCCATACGTGGTGACCAAGGGTGCTGTGCTCAGCCTGACGAAGAACCTCGCGCGTGAACTGGGACCGCACGGCATCAGGGTCAATGCCATCCTTCCCGGAGCCATTCGTGGCGACCGCATCAATCGCGTTATCGATGCCAAGGCGTCCGCACTCGGGGTCGACCGGAACGAGTACGAGCGGCAGCTTCTGCGATATGTCTCGCTGCGCACCATGGTGGAACCGGAAGACATCGCCGCTATGATCGCGTTTCTCGCCTCGCCGGCGGGCGCCCGCATATCTGGGCAGATGATCGGCGTCGACGGAAACGTCGAGTGGGAAGAATGA
- a CDS encoding GntR family transcriptional regulator, with protein MSEVNRRPGPGRQQSQAPELDAIDATLAETVERQVYRSIRQAMMSGRVAPGTSLTSRSLAQVLRVSAQPVRDALKRLEADGVLEGRPQSGFLLRHVSQQEYRHIIEIRQRLEGLAARVALGSMDTDTLGKLERINERMSRLETAKEALAENYRFHFTIYRMADRPALLTLIENLWVRMGPALHHHPYKISSEETMERHNQIIHALKKRDANAVEIAIAEDLGAAANLVVPRLPQ; from the coding sequence ATGTCGGAAGTGAACAGGCGGCCGGGTCCCGGTCGGCAACAGTCGCAGGCGCCCGAACTCGACGCGATCGATGCGACGCTTGCCGAAACGGTCGAGAGGCAAGTCTACCGTAGCATCCGCCAGGCCATGATGAGCGGCCGCGTCGCGCCTGGTACATCCCTTACCAGCCGCTCGCTCGCCCAGGTACTCAGAGTCAGCGCGCAACCGGTGCGCGACGCATTGAAGCGTCTCGAAGCGGACGGCGTGCTGGAGGGGCGTCCGCAGAGCGGCTTCTTACTTCGGCACGTTTCGCAACAGGAATATCGTCATATCATCGAAATCCGGCAGCGCCTGGAAGGGCTTGCCGCGCGGGTCGCGTTGGGCAGCATGGATACCGATACCCTCGGAAAGCTCGAGCGGATCAACGAACGAATGTCACGCCTCGAAACCGCAAAGGAAGCGCTTGCCGAGAACTACCGCTTCCACTTCACCATCTATCGCATGGCCGACAGGCCTGCGCTCCTGACCCTCATCGAAAATCTCTGGGTCCGCATGGGACCCGCTCTCCATCATCATCCCTACAAGATCAGCAGCGAAGAGACGATGGAGCGACACAACCAGATCATCCATGCTCTCAAGAAACGCGATGCGAACGCCGTCGAGATAGCGATAGCGGAGGACCTGGGCGCCGCTGCCAATCTCGTCGTACCGCGATTGCCGCAGTAG
- a CDS encoding (2Fe-2S)-binding protein, whose translation MSEIEMVVNGRTVTGNVEDRTLLVHFLRENLGLTGTHVGCDTSQCGACVVHLDGKAVKSCSMLAAQASGSTVVTIEGLADGADLHPVQAAFREHHGLQCGFCTPGMIMAATDMIARHPEGLDEKTVRSELEGNICRCTGYHNIVKAILAASETMSKGAARAA comes from the coding sequence ATGTCCGAAATCGAAATGGTCGTGAATGGCCGCACCGTCACCGGGAACGTCGAGGACAGGACGCTTCTCGTGCATTTCCTGCGCGAAAACCTCGGCCTGACCGGCACGCATGTGGGCTGCGACACCTCGCAGTGCGGCGCCTGCGTGGTGCATCTCGACGGCAAGGCGGTGAAGAGCTGCTCCATGCTCGCGGCCCAGGCGTCCGGCTCGACGGTCGTCACGATCGAGGGGCTGGCCGACGGCGCCGATCTCCATCCCGTCCAGGCGGCGTTCCGCGAGCATCACGGGCTGCAGTGCGGCTTCTGTACCCCGGGCATGATCATGGCGGCCACCGACATGATCGCCCGCCATCCCGAAGGCCTGGACGAGAAGACCGTGCGCTCGGAGCTCGAGGGCAACATCTGCCGCTGCACCGGCTATCACAATATCGTCAAGGCGATCCTGGCGGCGTCGGAGACCATGTCGAAGGGCGCCGCCCGCGCGGCCTGA
- a CDS encoding ABC transporter ATP-binding protein — MALLELDRLWVSYGPVPALRDVSLSLEEGETLAVVGPNGAGKTTLTLAIAGALPAAAGTLRLDGKPIGGLRTEDVALMGIALVPEGRRIFDGLTVHENLLMGMSRRLGDRAARNRALAEIHAMFPILAERRNGMATRLSGGEQQQLAIARALLSRPRLLILDEPSLGLAPLLVDRVYDVLRELRASGLSILLVEQNPMRIGAVADRVMVLSGGEVRLEGLAADLLGDARLENAYLSGGEHA, encoded by the coding sequence ATGGCACTGCTTGAACTGGACCGCCTTTGGGTGAGCTACGGCCCCGTCCCGGCGCTGCGGGACGTGTCGCTTTCACTCGAAGAAGGGGAGACGCTTGCGGTCGTGGGGCCGAACGGCGCCGGCAAGACCACGCTCACGCTCGCCATCGCCGGTGCTCTGCCGGCCGCCGCAGGTACACTGCGGCTCGACGGGAAGCCGATCGGCGGGCTGCGCACCGAGGACGTCGCGCTGATGGGCATTGCCCTCGTGCCGGAGGGACGGCGCATCTTCGACGGACTGACCGTCCACGAGAATCTGCTCATGGGAATGTCGCGGCGGCTCGGCGACCGTGCTGCACGAAACAGGGCGCTGGCCGAAATCCACGCCATGTTCCCGATTCTCGCCGAGCGCCGCAACGGCATGGCAACCCGGCTCTCCGGCGGCGAGCAGCAGCAGCTTGCAATCGCGCGGGCGTTGCTCTCGCGCCCCCGTCTCCTGATCCTCGACGAGCCGTCACTCGGTCTTGCACCTCTTCTGGTCGACCGCGTGTACGACGTCCTTCGGGAATTGCGCGCCAGCGGTCTCAGCATCCTCCTGGTCGAGCAGAATCCGATGCGGATCGGCGCCGTGGCCGATCGCGTCATGGTGCTCTCTGGCGGTGAGGTACGCCTGGAAGGTCTGGCAGCCGACCTGCTCGGGGATGCCCGGCTGGAGAACGCCTACCTCTCCGGCGGGGAGCATGCCTGA
- a CDS encoding hydantoinase/oxoprolinase family protein — protein sequence MRFAVDTGGTFTDLVVEDDSGLCRLYKAATTPHDPVAGMLDALSVAADADGRSLAEFLAGGNTLLHGTTHAINAIITGRTARTALLTTSGHGDILVLREGGRAETFNFTHEFPEPYIPRSLTFEVPERVMADGSVRLTLDEEAVLEHIERLKENAVEAVAVCLLWSIVNPAHELRIGELLAEHLPGVPFTLSHKLNPAIREFRRASSAAVDASLKPMIARYMSDLERRLREAGFRGRVLIVTSQAGVIDAADAAEAPIHIVNSGPSMAPIAGRYYAAIDSAAEDAIIADTGGTTYDVSIVRKGNIPTTRETWIGPQYRGIMLGFPWVDVKSVGAGGGSIASIDSGGLLRVGPASAGAVPGPAAYGRGGTHATVTDAAVALGHIDPAYFLGGAMTLDPEAARAAVERDVAGPGKLPVAEAADAILTIATENMVQAILDITVKQGIDPREAVLIGGGGAAGLNSVRIARRLGCRTLIIPETGPALSAAGALMSELKAEYHAAQVAHTDSFDHDAVNATLSALARKARDFAAGPGAGALETTITFKADARYATEVWEIEVPLREGSVSDAGALSEFVEDFHRTHETLFSFRDEGSFIEIVGWSASVTCRLSERKDLRLASPAGIKEKWVRNAWFAGIGWAETDVYRFETLKAGERIDGPAIVENDYTTVIVDPGASAERRPSGSLVVDVGQQ from the coding sequence ATGCGTTTTGCGGTTGATACGGGGGGGACGTTCACGGACCTGGTCGTCGAGGACGACAGCGGCCTCTGCCGGCTCTACAAGGCCGCGACGACCCCGCACGATCCGGTGGCCGGCATGCTCGACGCTCTTTCCGTTGCAGCCGACGCGGACGGCCGATCGCTCGCCGAATTTCTTGCGGGCGGCAATACGCTGCTGCACGGTACGACCCATGCCATCAATGCGATAATCACAGGACGGACCGCCCGCACCGCCCTGCTCACCACTTCCGGACATGGCGACATCCTGGTGCTGCGGGAGGGCGGTCGCGCCGAGACGTTCAATTTCACGCACGAGTTTCCGGAACCCTATATACCGCGGAGCCTGACCTTCGAGGTACCCGAACGGGTGATGGCCGACGGGTCCGTCCGCCTGACGTTGGACGAAGAGGCTGTGCTCGAGCACATCGAACGGCTGAAGGAAAATGCGGTCGAGGCGGTCGCCGTCTGCCTCCTGTGGTCGATCGTCAACCCCGCGCATGAATTGCGGATCGGCGAACTCCTCGCCGAGCATCTTCCGGGCGTCCCCTTCACGTTGTCACACAAGCTCAACCCGGCCATCCGCGAATTCCGCCGTGCGTCGTCCGCCGCGGTCGACGCGTCGCTCAAGCCGATGATCGCACGCTACATGAGCGACCTGGAGCGGCGGCTGCGCGAGGCGGGCTTCCGCGGTCGCGTCCTGATCGTCACCTCGCAGGCGGGCGTCATCGATGCCGCGGACGCGGCGGAGGCGCCGATCCATATCGTGAACTCCGGCCCATCCATGGCGCCGATCGCGGGCCGCTATTACGCCGCCATCGACAGTGCGGCCGAGGACGCGATCATCGCGGATACCGGCGGCACAACCTACGACGTGTCGATCGTGCGCAAGGGCAACATCCCGACCACGCGCGAAACTTGGATCGGACCGCAATATCGCGGCATCATGCTCGGGTTCCCCTGGGTGGACGTCAAGAGCGTGGGTGCCGGCGGCGGATCGATAGCCTCGATCGACAGTGGCGGCCTGCTGCGGGTCGGCCCGGCGAGCGCCGGCGCCGTCCCCGGGCCCGCCGCGTACGGCCGCGGCGGCACGCATGCCACGGTGACCGACGCGGCCGTCGCTCTCGGTCACATCGATCCGGCATACTTCCTCGGCGGCGCGATGACGCTCGACCCGGAAGCGGCGCGCGCGGCGGTCGAGCGCGACGTCGCCGGACCAGGCAAGCTCCCGGTCGCCGAGGCGGCGGACGCGATCCTGACCATCGCGACCGAGAACATGGTGCAGGCCATCCTGGACATCACCGTCAAGCAGGGGATCGACCCGCGCGAAGCGGTGCTCATCGGCGGTGGCGGCGCGGCTGGCCTCAATTCTGTGCGCATCGCTCGGCGCCTCGGTTGCCGGACGCTGATCATCCCGGAAACCGGCCCGGCCCTTTCGGCGGCGGGCGCGTTGATGTCGGAACTGAAGGCTGAGTACCATGCCGCCCAGGTCGCCCATACCGACAGTTTCGACCACGACGCGGTCAACGCCACACTGTCCGCGCTGGCGCGGAAGGCGAGGGACTTCGCCGCCGGGCCGGGGGCCGGCGCGCTGGAGACCACGATCACCTTCAAGGCCGACGCGCGCTACGCGACCGAGGTGTGGGAGATCGAGGTTCCGCTTCGCGAAGGTTCGGTATCGGATGCTGGCGCGCTGTCGGAGTTCGTCGAGGATTTTCACCGCACGCACGAGACGTTGTTCTCGTTCCGCGACGAAGGCTCCTTCATAGAGATTGTCGGGTGGTCGGCATCCGTGACGTGCCGGCTTTCTGAAAGGAAGGACCTGCGTCTCGCCTCGCCGGCCGGCATCAAGGAAAAGTGGGTCCGCAATGCCTGGTTCGCGGGCATCGGATGGGCTGAGACCGACGTCTATCGCTTCGAGACATTGAAGGCAGGAGAAAGGATCGACGGTCCGGCCATCGTGGAGAACGACTATACCACGGTCATCGTCGATCCCGGCGCGAGCGCCGAGAGGCGGCCGTCCGGCAGTCTCGTCGTCGACGTCGGCCAGCAGTGA
- a CDS encoding ABC transporter substrate-binding protein, giving the protein MKMGTRIFLTTLIAATPFAATAQEDVTVGFAIALSGFVAPYDDGPYKAAKLAIEEINAKGGLLGRKIVEVSADTASDPAQGATAATDVLSKNAELVMVTCDFDFGAPAALVAQSQDKIAFSSCAADAKFGVQGIGPNAYTMATATNHQGAILAEFAWKTLGKRNVYILNDLQVEYNKSLCSNFEKRWRELAGGEGVAGYDEYNAGNDTVIAAQVSRMKDAEAKSDVIMFCGAINGGSYIRQIRAAGIDLPMITGESMDGTYWLEAVPDLSTFYNLTYGSIHGDDPEPRVNEFVEAFTKAYGEAPVTGHALTGYSVIEAWALAVERAGTFETEAVRAQLDSFSEEDLLVGKTSFTSDLHISNARPMTIIEIEGGKASATGVFDAEKTPEITF; this is encoded by the coding sequence ATGAAAATGGGAACACGCATCTTTCTTACGACCCTGATCGCGGCAACGCCATTCGCGGCGACCGCGCAGGAGGACGTGACGGTCGGCTTCGCCATTGCGCTGTCGGGCTTCGTCGCGCCCTATGACGACGGACCCTACAAGGCCGCGAAGCTCGCGATCGAGGAGATCAATGCCAAGGGCGGGCTGCTCGGGCGCAAGATCGTAGAGGTTTCGGCCGATACCGCGTCCGATCCCGCACAGGGTGCCACGGCGGCCACGGACGTTCTGTCCAAGAACGCCGAACTCGTCATGGTCACCTGCGACTTCGATTTCGGCGCACCCGCCGCTCTCGTCGCCCAGTCGCAGGACAAGATCGCCTTCTCGTCCTGCGCCGCCGACGCCAAGTTCGGCGTGCAGGGCATTGGCCCGAACGCCTACACGATGGCGACCGCCACGAACCACCAGGGCGCCATCCTGGCGGAGTTCGCCTGGAAGACCCTGGGCAAGCGGAACGTCTACATCCTCAACGACCTCCAGGTCGAGTACAACAAGTCGCTGTGCTCCAACTTCGAGAAGCGCTGGCGCGAACTCGCCGGAGGCGAAGGCGTTGCCGGTTATGACGAGTACAATGCCGGAAACGACACCGTCATCGCCGCGCAGGTCAGCCGCATGAAGGATGCCGAGGCGAAGTCGGACGTGATCATGTTCTGCGGAGCGATCAACGGCGGCTCCTACATCCGCCAGATCCGCGCCGCCGGCATCGACCTGCCGATGATCACCGGTGAATCCATGGACGGCACCTACTGGCTGGAAGCGGTTCCGGACCTGAGCACCTTCTACAACCTCACCTACGGCAGCATCCACGGCGACGACCCCGAGCCGCGCGTCAACGAGTTCGTCGAGGCCTTCACAAAGGCATACGGCGAAGCGCCGGTAACCGGTCACGCGCTCACCGGCTACAGTGTGATCGAAGCGTGGGCGTTGGCAGTCGAACGTGCCGGCACATTCGAAACCGAAGCCGTGCGCGCACAGCTGGATAGCTTCTCGGAAGAGGATCTGCTGGTCGGCAAGACCTCCTTCACCAGCGACCTTCACATCAGCAACGCCCGACCCATGACGATCATCGAGATCGAAGGAGGCAAGGCCTCGGCGACCGGCGTGTTCGATGCCGAGAAAACCCCCGAGATCACCTTCTGA